In Pan troglodytes isolate AG18354 chromosome 20, NHGRI_mPanTro3-v2.0_pri, whole genome shotgun sequence, the genomic window CACTACCCTGTGTGTCCTGGGTACCCCTCGCTTCACTTCCGGCCGCCATTACTGGGAGGTGGACGTGGGCACCAGCCAAGTGTGGGATGTGGGTGTGTGCAAGGAATCTGTGAACCGACAGGGGATGATTGTGCTTTCTTCAGAACACGGCTTCTTGACTGTGGGTTGCAGAGAAGGAAAGGTCTTTGCTGCCAGCACTGTGCCTATGACTCCTCTCTGGGTGAGTCCCCAGTTGCACAGAGTGGGGATTTTCCTGGATGTAGGTATGAGGTCCATTGCCTTTTACAATGTTAGTGATGGGTGccatatctacacattcatcgaGATTCCTGTTTGCGAGCCATGGCGTCCATTTTTTGCTCATCAACGTGGAAGTCAAGATGATCAGAGCATCCTGAGTATCTGTTCTGTGATCAATCCAGCCACTGCCAGTGCCCCAGTTTCTTCTGGGggaaagtaaataaacatttcaacATAATCATCTTTAGGAAGTTTCTGTGCGCCCATAGCCATAGCTAAGAACTTTTCTGCTAGGTACACATAGGTACAAAGGGACAGAAGGGAAAAAGCCATCACTCTGTAAACCATGAACAGAAAGCCATTATATTAATGAGGGGAAAATTACATTGTACTTAAAGTTTGTCATGTTGTTTTCTTTGGGGcttatgtttatatttctgttcaataaacattttgaaaattcagattcatttgccaatgttttctattttctgcaagATTAGTGGAGTATGTGTTATGGAAGTTAGGAACTAAATAATAATCTGAATGTGTCCCAACACAGTAACTGAATTTCAAATGATAAGGACCTATGAATACGTCAAAATTATATATGTTCTTGTATTCAGTCTAACCCAACAACCGAACACTGACATTCATTTCAAGTGCACACTGAGTGTTTGCCACGAATATGTGTGGTCTTAGGGAGATCTCATTAGctttaaaattgaaatactatACACCCTGTCCTATGATGGCAACAGAGTCaaattggaaatcaataacaggaagaaaTCCATAAATTCTCCACatacatgtaaattaaataaccacttctaaataaaatgatcaaatatgAAATGACAATGGAAATTACAGCTATCCTGAGTTGAATGAAAAACACACATTTCCAAAATTTCTAGATGCGGTTGAAGCTCACTGAGAAACTCCTAATAGGAAGAAAATACCGTAATCAATCACTTTAATTTCTACTTGAACTTACTTCACTAAGAGCAATTCAAttgtcagcattttgatcaaaaccaTCTGACAAGTATCTGGGCAGTTCCAGACattctcacatcttcctgtcttcttctgagccctccaaacggttgcaacctctgcccgttacccagttccaaagttgcttccagaTTTTCAGGTACCTCAATAGCAGTGCCTCACTCCTGGTACCGATATTCTATatcagttcattttcacactgctctaaagaagtaccggagactgggtcatttatgaagaaaagaggtttcattaatTTATAGTTGTGCAGGTCGCACGGGGAACATCACTGGGTGGCCTCGGGAAACTgaacaatcatggaggaaggcaaaggggaaacgtACATGAGAGCGGGCAAGGAAACTTTACCACTGTCTTAGTAGAAGCCAGCGGAGCTGCTTTCTGTGAAAAGATGCAACTGGAAAAGAGGTGGAAAGTATCTAACACCCAAACCAACCCCACCAGTGTGCCAGCAATCCTAAGACGCTCTTCTCTAATTCTGAACGGAAGAACTCCGCTTCCAAGACATGAGCATGAATGCAATTCCAGGCTGTAAGATATTTTGGGAGAATATTAGAGAGGCAAATCAACCCACGGGGCTTGGTGCTTTCCACAACTGAGGCCACCTGGTATTCCcaaagagaacagaaattttGTTCAAGCTTTACTGAAAGCAGATAAAAATTACAAGATGTGAGGGATCAGTGCTCCAGGAACCTGGGTCCATAAAATTACAAGCTGGAGAATAACTGCTCCCAGAAAtgtgagtatattttaaaaggatttatatgagaaaataaaccaATTAGAATTATGCGAGAAGAGATAAGCATTTTCTCCCTGCATGCATATGTGTAGATAcggcatgtgtgtgtacatggacATACAGGTGGCAGATTATATTATAGATGCCAATCAATGAAGAAATGCAATGTGCAAGGATTTCATCTAATATATGCACCACAACGTAGAGATTTGTGTTTCTCAATTTGCCTTCACGAGACAAAAGGAGTTGAGAACTGCCTTGGCTTTGAATAGGAAAGAAGAGAGTCTAGCAATCACTAGAGAATGATTACtgtggagatgattgaattaaaGACTATTAATTTAATCACATTAATGTAATCAGATCCTTTCCCACCTGACCTCCAGTCTCCCACTTTTACGTTCTTATCCATGAACTCTGATCccctataatatatttaatacatgagGAACCCATTTTTGAACAATTTTATAGAGGAAATGAATCTCATTTTACTTACGTTGTGATGTAAGGGAAATAGAAAGATTGTAACAGTatattttacctttcattttagATGCtgcaactaaaaagaaaaaccgGACTTTCACTGGCTGACTGATTGGAAACCGTTTTGGGATTTCTTTCCTAAGCTTCTTAATTAGAATCTTTACATTatagagaaaatgtttttgagagtTGAGTGTGGTCTGTGGAGTGTCCTGTTAGTAACGACTACTGAGTAGGTTTAACTCACCTCTtttattgaaatgtgaaaaggtgttacatttataatagaaaactcTTTGAAAGTCGCACCTTTCATTTGAGAGGAATTTTAAATGTCACcccaaattttaagattttaattaattttaattgatttccAAATTTTAATCAATAGGCATAATATTCAAGATCTTATCTAAAAATTATTACATGGCAATATTTTGTCcgtgttaattaaaaaataacactgaaaaCACAATCGTCTTCCTTTACGGTGAAAACCTGACCAATACTAACCATCTCAATGATGGCAGAATGAAATCAGAATCTGATTGgattaaaaaggagggaaagggtGTGGCTAAGGTGGGTGGAGAGACCCTCTCCTATAAAAGCCCCTGGCAGGCAGCTCTCACCCCACATCTGAGCTGTCCGCAGAAGCAGCTGGAGGTCAGGGGAGAAACTCCAGAAGGAGAGGTGAGTTCAATCTCTTGGAATTCATTTTTACAAAAGGCGTATGAGAGTCTAGGGGAATGCAATAATGTCTTGATTCCACAAGAGTTGTCTGAGGCCAACTCCATGACAGACACACTGTATTTCTGGAGGATAATGGGACCTCTGCCCTGGTAACAGTTAGGTAAGTCTCAGATTTTCAATACCAAGACAAGAGACGTGACAATCACCATTTGCTTGAATTTCATCAGAATTTGGTAGACTTTCTGAAATGATGGACAGAGTTTCGGTGGCTGCGTTATTCAACGTCAGGTTTTCCTATGGGTTTGGTATTGTTTTCGTATTCTCCCCTTCccacaacccctggcaaccatcatttttctctcattttctgatttttttttgttccttttaattctgaaatagaaagggaaggaaatgaaaagcaaagtttGTTTAAATTACTATTGTGGAAAAGATATGGCCGGATGCTAGGACCTACCTCTTCCAGGATGGggattcattatttctttaattgttttgagacagtgtctcactgtgtctgccaggctgcagtgcagtggctatgTTCTGATTCTATGAGATCAGTCAACTCAGATTCCACATAACTGAGATCATACAGTGTTTACTTCCCTCAGCCTCACTTATTTTACTTCCCATCATGCCCTCGGCCTTCATCCACATTGGTGCAATGCCAGAattgccttcttttttatggtagaataatccGATGTATATATCACCATTTCCTCATCCATTTTTCTCTCACAGACTCTGGGGTTGTTTCCATGGCTCTTGTGAATAACGCTGCAGAGAACCTGAGAgggcagatgtctctttgacatgCTGACCTCTTTCTTTCACGTAGAAACACAGAAGTAGTGTTGCTAGAATACAGGCAGTTCTATTCTTCATGTTTTCAGAAACCTCCCTACTATTTTCTgtagtggttgtaccattttcttTCCCACCAACCGTGCacaagggttcccctttctccacatccttaccaacacttatcttttgtctttttgatcataGCCATCCTAGCAGAGAGGGGGGTAATATCTCACCGCGGTTTTGTTGCTGGAGGGCTCAGGAGGCTCTCTGGATGCCGGAGAGACCCCAGTCCC contains:
- the LOC129138015 gene encoding ret finger protein-like 4A; the protein is MAEHFKQVIRCPVCLKDLEDAVQLKCGYACCLQCLNSLQKEPDGEGLLCRFCSVVSQKDDIKPKYKLRALVSIIKELEPKLKKVLTMNPRMRKFQVDMTLDVDTANNYLIISEDLRSFRSGDLSHNRKEQAERFDTTLCVLGTPRFTSGRHYWEVDVGTSQVWDVGVCKESVNRQGMIVLSSEHGFLTVGCREGKVFAASTVPMTPLWVSPQLHRVGIFLDVGMRSIAFYNVSDGCHIYTFIEIPVCEPWRPFFAHQRGSQDDQSILSICSVINPATASAPVSSGGK